In a single window of the Arthrobacter sp. StoSoilA2 genome:
- a CDS encoding FAD-dependent oxidoreductase, whose product MVDVVVVGGGAMGSAAAWQLARSGKSVVLLEQFEAGHHIGASHGATRNFNTAYAEADYLDLLAEAKTLWDELAAETGAPLLDLVGLANHGNVERLRTVQAAHQERGIESYFISADEAMDRWQGMNFATDVLFVPGSGRVRSANALVALRTAAESHGAIFKYSTPVRDIRVDGAESVVVVTDETEYTANRVVVTAGAWTNKVLGDHAKLPPLVVTQEQPAHFTPVDNTLVWPSFNHTPDFDDPAYEYWYSPVYGMLTPGEGVKAGWHGVGPVMDPDERTFQPIPEQLDALVRYAQEWLPGVDPSTAVPISCTYTTTPTEDFVLDRFGPLVVGAGFSGHGFKFTPAIGRVLKDIVDGGVAPQRFLADR is encoded by the coding sequence ATGGTGGACGTCGTAGTTGTTGGCGGAGGAGCAATGGGATCGGCCGCCGCGTGGCAGTTGGCCCGGAGCGGTAAGTCCGTGGTCCTGCTGGAGCAGTTCGAGGCCGGTCACCACATCGGTGCCTCCCACGGCGCCACGCGCAACTTCAACACCGCCTACGCCGAGGCCGACTACCTGGACCTCCTCGCCGAGGCCAAGACCCTGTGGGACGAACTCGCTGCGGAAACAGGGGCGCCGCTGCTGGACCTGGTGGGGCTGGCGAACCACGGCAACGTCGAGCGGCTCCGGACCGTCCAAGCGGCCCATCAGGAACGCGGCATCGAAAGCTACTTCATCTCAGCCGATGAGGCCATGGACCGATGGCAAGGCATGAACTTCGCCACCGATGTGCTCTTCGTTCCCGGATCCGGACGGGTCCGTTCAGCCAATGCACTGGTGGCACTTCGAACGGCCGCCGAGTCCCATGGCGCCATCTTCAAATACTCGACGCCGGTCCGCGACATCCGCGTCGACGGTGCCGAAAGCGTGGTGGTCGTGACGGACGAGACCGAGTACACAGCCAACCGGGTGGTGGTCACCGCCGGCGCCTGGACGAACAAGGTCCTCGGCGACCACGCGAAGCTACCGCCACTGGTTGTTACCCAGGAGCAGCCTGCCCACTTCACCCCCGTGGACAACACGCTCGTGTGGCCAAGCTTCAACCACACCCCGGATTTTGACGATCCCGCGTACGAGTACTGGTACAGCCCTGTCTACGGCATGCTCACCCCCGGCGAGGGCGTCAAAGCGGGCTGGCATGGCGTCGGCCCCGTGATGGATCCGGACGAGCGCACGTTCCAGCCCATACCCGAGCAGCTCGACGCCTTGGTGCGTTACGCGCAAGAGTGGCTTCCCGGCGTCGACCCTTCAACGGCGGTTCCCATCAGCTGCACGTACACCACCACGCCCACGGAGGACTTTGTGCTGGACCGTTTTGGCCCACTGGTGGTGGGCGCCGGGTTCTCCGGGCACGGTTTCAAGTTCACGCCGGCTATCGGCCGGGTGCTGAAAGACATCGTCGACGGCGGTGTGGCGCCTCAGCGTTTCCTGGCCGACCGTTAG
- a CDS encoding ABC transporter ATP-binding protein, with translation MIEVKDLVRQFKSGDRTIKPVNGVSFQLEKGSLASIVGKSGSGKSTLLSLLGALDKPTSGDVVVDGVSLAGLPDRKLTEYRRRDIGFVFQQFNLIPNLSAVDNVMLPMEFAGVRKAARLKRAKELLEQVQLDPEKQSRRINRLSGGEQQRVAIARALANEPKLILADEPTGNLDEQTGEHIIELLSSLSRDHNTTILVVTHDRSLAQKTERCFRLQQGRLTEEVKSGLHR, from the coding sequence GTGATTGAAGTCAAGGACCTGGTCCGTCAGTTCAAGTCCGGTGACAGGACCATCAAGCCTGTCAATGGTGTGAGTTTCCAGCTGGAGAAGGGATCTCTTGCTTCCATCGTCGGCAAGAGCGGCAGCGGCAAAAGCACGCTGTTGTCGCTCCTGGGTGCGCTGGACAAACCAACCAGCGGAGACGTCGTCGTGGATGGCGTCAGCCTGGCGGGACTGCCGGACAGGAAGCTGACCGAGTACCGCCGTCGTGATATCGGCTTCGTGTTCCAACAATTCAACCTGATCCCGAACCTCAGCGCCGTGGACAACGTCATGCTGCCCATGGAGTTCGCCGGGGTCCGGAAGGCTGCGCGGCTGAAGCGCGCCAAGGAATTGCTGGAGCAGGTGCAGTTGGATCCGGAAAAGCAGTCGCGCCGGATCAACCGCCTTTCCGGTGGCGAGCAGCAACGCGTCGCGATCGCCCGGGCACTGGCCAACGAGCCCAAGCTGATCCTTGCCGATGAGCCCACGGGAAACCTGGATGAGCAGACCGGCGAGCACATCATTGAGCTGCTGAGCTCACTGAGCCGGGACCATAACACCACCATTCTGGTTGTCACCCACGACCGGAGCCTGGCCCAAAAAACGGAACGCTGTTTCCGGCTTCAGCAGGGCCGGCTCACGGAGGAGGTCAAAAGCGGATTGCATCGATGA
- a CDS encoding ABC transporter permease — protein sequence MTGFMSTLVEAWQELRINKVRILLALLGVALSVAALTSVVGLGSLVREGIKVQSERDGGRVATLTLGVNGPTAPDAEKLEKAYEGIQQRYGITTSAHVGRTQAGFQFPRGVTTVNMTIVDIGYGTIHRVPLTQGTWFAADDDQRLAPAVVVSEGFYNQAGRPNLATNPTVTIPGDQPATAVIIGVVPDTWPDSPPSAFILTNAAAMTGMQADMSEFKIWVGEEQAAALTAAISADLQGQFPGYYVQAQRVDFAAYGDPLGPAQWIVGGVAGLVLLLGAVGMLNISMVTVRYRVREIGIRRSFGATSGRIFFGVMMESVVATAVAGIAGVMLAVAVVKNPWIESKVAPGLTEYPSFPVDAALLGLGAAVLVGALAGAIPALVAVRVKVIDAIRF from the coding sequence ATGACCGGCTTCATGTCCACGCTGGTGGAAGCCTGGCAGGAACTCCGGATCAACAAGGTGCGGATACTCTTGGCCCTCCTTGGGGTCGCCTTGTCTGTTGCTGCGCTGACATCCGTGGTGGGCCTCGGCAGCCTGGTACGCGAAGGGATCAAAGTGCAGTCCGAACGCGATGGAGGCCGCGTGGCAACGTTGACGCTGGGCGTCAACGGCCCGACCGCTCCCGATGCCGAAAAACTGGAGAAAGCCTACGAAGGAATCCAGCAGCGTTACGGCATCACCACGTCTGCACATGTGGGCCGCACCCAGGCGGGCTTCCAGTTTCCCCGCGGCGTGACCACCGTGAACATGACCATCGTGGACATCGGGTATGGCACCATACACCGCGTGCCCCTCACGCAAGGGACGTGGTTCGCCGCCGACGACGACCAAAGGCTCGCACCCGCCGTCGTGGTCTCCGAAGGCTTTTACAACCAAGCGGGCAGGCCCAACCTGGCCACCAACCCCACCGTCACCATCCCAGGTGACCAGCCGGCAACGGCGGTGATTATCGGCGTCGTTCCCGATACCTGGCCCGACTCTCCTCCATCCGCGTTCATCCTCACCAACGCTGCGGCAATGACCGGTATGCAAGCTGATATGTCCGAGTTCAAGATCTGGGTGGGGGAGGAACAGGCCGCCGCACTGACCGCCGCCATCTCGGCGGACCTGCAGGGACAGTTCCCGGGATACTACGTTCAAGCCCAACGCGTCGACTTCGCCGCCTACGGTGATCCGCTGGGACCGGCACAGTGGATTGTGGGCGGCGTAGCCGGACTGGTGCTCCTGCTCGGGGCAGTGGGAATGCTCAACATTTCCATGGTCACCGTGCGCTACAGGGTAAGGGAAATCGGCATCCGACGCAGTTTCGGTGCGACGTCCGGCCGGATCTTCTTCGGCGTCATGATGGAATCCGTCGTAGCCACGGCGGTTGCCGGAATAGCAGGCGTCATGCTGGCTGTCGCAGTGGTGAAGAACCCTTGGATCGAGTCAAAGGTAGCGCCCGGCCTGACCGAATATCCGTCCTTCCCCGTAGACGCAGCGCTCCTGGGCCTTGGCGCGGCTGTCCTTGTGGGCGCACTCGCCGGAGCCATCCCGGCGCTCGTGGCGGTGCGCGTCAAGGTCATCGATGCAATCCGCTTTTGA
- a CDS encoding DoxX family protein has protein sequence MKFLHPSPKSSARGVTILRVVFGALIMVHGIQKFVAGHAAFAASVAAMGVQKPEIVAWLVIAGEIGLGLLLVLGALTRVAGFLAAIMFAGIWFVTEAGKPLLTDKSGVNAELLIVYVAISVAFVFLGPGAWSLDRKLARQPIGQRR, from the coding sequence GTGAAATTCCTTCACCCGTCTCCCAAGTCCTCTGCCCGCGGCGTCACGATCCTGCGCGTGGTGTTCGGCGCACTGATCATGGTGCATGGCATCCAAAAGTTCGTTGCCGGTCACGCCGCCTTCGCTGCGTCGGTTGCTGCCATGGGCGTGCAGAAGCCCGAGATCGTTGCCTGGCTGGTCATCGCAGGGGAGATTGGACTGGGGCTGCTCCTGGTCCTCGGGGCCCTGACCAGGGTGGCCGGTTTCCTTGCGGCAATCATGTTCGCCGGCATCTGGTTCGTCACGGAAGCCGGCAAGCCGCTGCTTACGGACAAGTCCGGTGTCAATGCCGAACTCCTGATCGTCTACGTCGCGATTTCAGTGGCGTTCGTGTTCCTCGGGCCCGGCGCCTGGTCGCTGGACCGCAAGCTGGCCAGGCAGCCGATCGGCCAACGTCGCTAA
- a CDS encoding Gfo/Idh/MocA family oxidoreductase, with protein MTLPIAKPWLSTQTNQDPRAATGQRLRWGVVSTGNIANSVSLDLSLLEDAELYAVSSRTQAAADAFAHTLGFAKAYGNDAGVPGYERLFEDPAVDVVYVATPHAQHFQIAAAAMRAGKHVLCEKALTINAREATELVRLAREHKVFFMEAVWSRFLPSMQRAFSIAASGEIGHTQWVSADLGFPAPYDPSARIWALNDGGGALLDITVYPLLWALGTLGFPQSVTAIGTLNEDGVDTQNALTLGYASGAQAQLTSSLTAHGPRTATVAGGLGYLQTVGSVNNPRELLIRVGWDEPRHERFDVVGVGYTYELREVTRCIQQGLLESPVMPLEDSINVMRLFDGVRSQLGIRYPNDAR; from the coding sequence ATGACTCTCCCTATCGCCAAGCCGTGGCTGTCCACCCAGACCAACCAGGATCCCCGTGCTGCAACCGGCCAGCGTTTGCGATGGGGAGTCGTGTCCACAGGCAACATCGCCAACAGTGTTTCCCTGGACCTTTCCCTGCTGGAGGACGCGGAACTCTACGCCGTGAGCTCAAGGACCCAGGCTGCCGCGGACGCTTTTGCGCACACACTTGGTTTCGCCAAGGCGTACGGGAACGACGCCGGTGTCCCCGGCTACGAGCGACTGTTCGAGGATCCCGCCGTCGACGTGGTTTACGTGGCCACACCCCACGCACAGCATTTCCAGATCGCCGCGGCGGCCATGCGTGCAGGCAAACATGTGCTCTGCGAGAAAGCACTCACCATCAACGCCCGCGAAGCCACCGAGCTGGTGAGGCTGGCCCGCGAGCACAAGGTGTTCTTCATGGAGGCAGTCTGGAGCCGCTTCCTGCCAAGCATGCAGCGCGCCTTTTCCATTGCGGCGTCAGGGGAAATCGGGCACACCCAGTGGGTCAGCGCGGACCTGGGCTTCCCTGCACCCTACGATCCATCCGCCCGCATCTGGGCACTCAACGACGGAGGCGGGGCACTGCTGGACATCACCGTCTACCCGTTGCTCTGGGCCTTGGGAACGCTGGGCTTCCCACAGTCAGTGACCGCGATCGGCACGCTGAACGAGGACGGCGTGGACACCCAGAATGCGCTGACGCTCGGTTACGCCAGCGGCGCCCAGGCGCAATTAACCTCTTCCCTGACGGCCCACGGTCCACGCACTGCCACGGTGGCGGGCGGGCTCGGGTATCTGCAGACGGTGGGCTCGGTGAACAACCCCCGGGAACTGCTGATCCGTGTTGGTTGGGATGAGCCGCGGCATGAACGATTCGATGTGGTGGGCGTCGGCTACACCTACGAACTCCGCGAAGTGACACGGTGCATTCAACAGGGCCTGCTGGAGAGCCCGGTCATGCCGCTGGAGGACTCCATCAACGTCATGCGCTTGTTCGACGGCGTGCGGTCTCAACTGGGTATCCGGTACCCGAACGACGCGCGGTGA
- a CDS encoding ABC transporter ATP-binding protein — translation MSTNETLVSLRSVTRSVTLPDEQQLHILRGVDLEVQSGDHTAIVGRSGCGKSTLLNLLGLLDVPTSGELEFLGSPADRLSSNARASLRGSTVGFVFQQFNLLPGRNALDNVITPLFYAKGREFWRRRELAMDMLDRVGLAARANTMPNMLSGGEQQRVAIARALVRRPRLILADEPTGALDVETGQAVMALLDTVATETAAALVIITHDTNVAALARACYRLDSGVLTPLALAETAGVSA, via the coding sequence ATGAGCACCAACGAAACCCTCGTCAGCCTCCGCTCAGTGACCCGTTCCGTGACGCTGCCGGACGAGCAGCAACTGCATATCCTCCGAGGCGTCGATCTTGAGGTCCAGAGCGGTGACCACACGGCCATTGTCGGCCGGTCAGGATGCGGAAAGTCGACACTGCTCAACCTCTTGGGGCTACTGGATGTCCCCACGTCCGGTGAACTGGAATTCCTCGGCAGCCCTGCGGACCGGTTGAGCAGCAACGCCCGCGCCAGCCTGCGTGGTTCCACAGTTGGCTTCGTGTTCCAGCAGTTCAATCTGTTGCCGGGACGCAATGCTTTGGACAACGTCATCACTCCCTTGTTTTACGCCAAGGGCAGGGAGTTTTGGCGCCGCCGCGAACTGGCCATGGACATGTTGGACCGCGTTGGATTGGCCGCCCGAGCCAACACCATGCCAAACATGCTGTCCGGCGGTGAACAGCAACGCGTTGCCATCGCACGCGCCTTGGTCCGCAGGCCACGGCTCATCCTTGCCGATGAACCAACAGGCGCATTGGACGTGGAAACCGGTCAGGCTGTCATGGCCTTGCTGGACACCGTGGCCACGGAAACAGCGGCCGCACTGGTGATCATCACGCACGATACCAATGTGGCGGCACTGGCCCGTGCCTGCTATCGATTGGACTCGGGCGTACTGACCCCGCTGGCACTTGCCGAAACAGCAGGAGTCAGCGCATGA
- a CDS encoding efflux RND transporter periplasmic adaptor subunit encodes MGIFRRVILPVSWLVVFAIIAVALVKIAFVDGLKPSDSGPAPLAQVDIPVVPATRATVTNTVEIKGTVQSDAAEAIRSTSAGKVIKVFVEQGATVARGDALFQVKAERAVTSAQPSKDGMSSAPKPVYDYFDVLAPSSGTLQSLTTLIDQQVSVGESVGKIDPGTYTVAGSVTAAQQYRLLGKPGPAEIALVGGPAPFQCTEVTLKNNASDDGGGTSGGLSSTGGGAGMGVGGAVAIPGGGGGQSQDGGTPTGTLSCAIPAGHEVFAGLGATMTVSAGVAADVVTVPLTSVKGSVKDGIVWIAGAGGSGAAPEERTVQLGLNDGNVVEVTSGLTEGEQVLEFVPGAPAAPDPMMGPGQGTYIPAG; translated from the coding sequence ATGGGTATTTTTCGGCGCGTCATTTTGCCGGTTTCCTGGCTGGTGGTTTTCGCAATAATTGCGGTGGCTTTGGTCAAGATCGCTTTCGTAGACGGCCTTAAGCCATCTGATTCCGGGCCCGCGCCCTTGGCGCAAGTGGACATACCGGTGGTCCCGGCCACCCGTGCAACTGTCACTAATACTGTGGAAATCAAGGGCACCGTTCAGAGCGACGCCGCTGAAGCCATACGGAGCACATCGGCTGGCAAGGTCATCAAGGTCTTCGTGGAGCAAGGCGCCACTGTGGCCAGGGGCGACGCCCTGTTCCAGGTCAAAGCAGAACGCGCTGTGACATCCGCGCAGCCATCGAAGGACGGAATGTCCTCGGCGCCCAAGCCTGTATATGACTACTTCGACGTCCTGGCACCCAGCAGCGGTACCCTGCAGTCCCTGACCACGCTGATCGACCAGCAGGTGAGCGTCGGGGAAAGTGTCGGCAAGATCGACCCCGGAACGTACACCGTGGCCGGCTCGGTCACGGCCGCCCAGCAGTACCGCCTGCTCGGCAAGCCCGGCCCGGCAGAGATCGCTTTGGTTGGCGGGCCGGCACCGTTCCAGTGCACCGAGGTGACGCTCAAGAACAACGCGTCCGACGACGGCGGAGGCACCTCGGGTGGTTTGTCGTCCACAGGCGGAGGTGCTGGCATGGGTGTCGGCGGGGCAGTCGCAATCCCCGGTGGGGGCGGCGGCCAGTCGCAGGACGGTGGCACGCCCACGGGAACGCTGAGCTGCGCCATCCCGGCTGGGCATGAAGTCTTTGCCGGACTTGGCGCGACCATGACCGTCAGTGCGGGCGTCGCCGCCGATGTGGTGACGGTTCCGCTGACCTCGGTGAAGGGCAGCGTGAAGGACGGCATCGTCTGGATTGCGGGCGCAGGAGGGAGCGGGGCTGCTCCGGAGGAGCGCACCGTACAGCTTGGTTTGAATGATGGCAACGTAGTTGAAGTGACGTCCGGCTTGACCGAGGGCGAGCAGGTCCTCGAGTTCGTGCCAGGCGCTCCGGCTGCCCCGGACCCCATGATGGGCCCTGGGCAGGGCACCTACATTCCGGCGGGTTAA